The Sulfurimonas lithotrophica genome includes a region encoding these proteins:
- a CDS encoding lipid A biosynthesis lauroyl acyltransferase, whose protein sequence is MGYKIFLVFESFLMLFPRKVRKWFFTSLGTLGYYISSRYRKVSFDNLNFIFSNKLSEQEKTEITKYSFKNLLLNFHHVMELRHMSKDELSKIVKIQNIEAVEKVHKEGRAVIYVTTHYSSWELGGASIGAFIEPIVAVYRKMKNPTMQEWLLEGRAKFGNINLEKSKVIKPLIRYIKEKKGSGILIDTNLNKREGVEVDFMGKKISQTPTPAYLARKFNAAIIPVTIRTDDEENYTLMLFDEIKVEKTDDESADIQKATQAQADWLGSLIEKEPKFWFWIHRRFKTDYPEIYASK, encoded by the coding sequence ATGGGTTATAAAATTTTTTTAGTATTTGAGAGTTTTTTAATGCTTTTTCCGAGAAAAGTTAGAAAATGGTTTTTTACATCTCTTGGAACTCTGGGATATTATATATCTTCAAGATACAGAAAAGTATCTTTTGATAACTTGAATTTTATTTTTTCAAACAAACTCTCAGAGCAAGAAAAAACAGAGATTACAAAATACAGTTTTAAAAACCTACTACTGAACTTTCATCATGTAATGGAACTAAGACATATGTCAAAAGACGAGCTCTCAAAAATAGTTAAAATACAAAATATAGAAGCCGTAGAAAAAGTTCATAAAGAAGGACGTGCCGTTATATATGTAACTACTCATTACTCTTCTTGGGAGTTAGGCGGGGCTAGTATAGGAGCTTTTATAGAGCCTATCGTAGCAGTTTATAGGAAGATGAAAAATCCGACAATGCAAGAGTGGTTACTGGAAGGTCGTGCAAAATTTGGAAATATAAATCTTGAAAAATCAAAAGTTATTAAACCGCTTATTAGATACATAAAAGAGAAAAAAGGCAGTGGTATTTTAATAGATACTAACCTAAATAAAAGAGAGGGTGTTGAAGTTGACTTTATGGGTAAAAAAATCTCACAAACTCCAACTCCTGCATATTTAGCTAGAAAATTTAATGCCGCAATTATTCCTGTAACTATAAGAACGGATGATGAAGAAAATTATACACTGATGCTTTTTGATGAGATAAAAGTAGAAAAAACAGATGATGAATCAGCCGATATTCAAAAAGCAACTCAAGCTCAAGCCGACTGGTTAGGCTCTTTGATAGAGAAAGAACCTAAGTTTTGGTTTTGGATTCACAGACGCTTTAAAACGGATTATCCGGAAATTTATGCATCTAAGTAA
- a CDS encoding phosphatidylserine decarboxylase, with the protein MNNNLFPISKEGWSYIGYSVALFLVLGFFDLEFLQFFSFLLILFFLYVFRNPEREMPAFEKGGVVSPVDGRVTDIHEDTKTTQITLESNYLDVSVLRVPIGSVISEIKEQKGASLSKNSLKSKFLNEQLNISFEDSQKRVVNVSHVVNLNFLGVLHYLINSQKVIQGSRYGVMLKGTTVVSIPKNSKVNVQIGSEIKACESVIAYLS; encoded by the coding sequence ATGAACAATAATCTATTTCCGATTTCTAAAGAGGGTTGGAGTTATATTGGATATTCAGTAGCACTGTTTTTAGTGCTTGGTTTTTTTGATTTAGAATTTTTGCAGTTTTTTTCTTTTTTATTAATTTTATTTTTTCTTTACGTATTTAGAAATCCCGAACGAGAGATGCCTGCATTTGAAAAGGGCGGTGTTGTCAGCCCAGTAGATGGTAGAGTGACAGATATACACGAAGATACAAAAACTACGCAAATTACCCTAGAGAGTAACTATCTCGACGTATCCGTACTTAGAGTTCCTATAGGGTCTGTAATATCAGAGATAAAAGAACAAAAAGGTGCATCTCTATCTAAAAACTCTTTAAAATCAAAGTTTTTAAACGAGCAATTAAACATCTCATTTGAAGATTCCCAAAAAAGAGTAGTTAATGTGTCTCATGTCGTAAATTTAAATTTTTTAGGTGTCTTACATTATTTAATAAACTCTCAAAAAGTAATTCAGGGTTCTCGTTACGGTGTAATGTTAAAAGGTACTACTGTAGTTTCAATACCAAAGAATTCAAAAGTGAATGTCCAAATCGGTAGTGAAATAAAAGCTTGCGAGAGTGTTATAGCTTATCTTTCTTAG
- a CDS encoding response regulator, translated as MKILVVDDSSTMRRIIKNTLARLGYKDVLEGGDGVEGWDAMNDNPDVEMLITDWNMPEMNGLELVKKVRADERFVDLPIIMVTTEGGKAEVITALKAGVNNYIVKPFTPQVLKEKLAAVMGVSD; from the coding sequence TTGAAAATACTTGTTGTTGATGACAGCTCTACAATGCGTCGTATTATTAAAAACACTTTAGCTAGACTTGGATACAAAGATGTTTTAGAAGGTGGTGACGGTGTTGAGGGTTGGGACGCTATGAATGATAATCCGGATGTTGAAATGTTAATTACCGACTGGAATATGCCGGAAATGAATGGTCTTGAACTTGTAAAAAAAGTTCGTGCGGACGAGCGTTTTGTAGATTTGCCTATAATTATGGTTACAACAGAGGGTGGTAAAGCCGAAGTTATCACTGCACTAAAAGCCGGTGTTAATAACTATATTGTAAAACCATTCACACCACAGGTTTTAAAAGAAAAACTTGCAGCAGTAATGGGTGTATCTGATTAA
- a CDS encoding PDC sensor domain-containing protein produces MVASDIQNFSEGRTKARAYFCYLFSKNIPNRLPSLSVDMIMPRLLKIKADLGITEGVYLLDYKGVQVTPTFTKKEQIDEDIGLIRADRAYYYRAVREARCTITDPYPSLITGDLCITASQPIYDENGDLKYVACLDMSLDEVLKISQQNSNDIFFAKLFKYSYGTFAFALIAISMLLFFKGLTSFFIHEITPFHFKIKDVFEATILLTLALAIFDLAKTIIEEEVLGRIKDTSTSGTHKTMVKFIGSIIIALSIEALMLVFKFAITDPSQLLYSVYIVGGVGILLFGLAFYIKFTKDKETLI; encoded by the coding sequence ATGGTTGCATCTGATATTCAAAATTTTTCAGAAGGTAGAACAAAAGCAAGAGCTTATTTTTGTTACCTTTTTTCCAAAAATATTCCAAATCGTTTGCCTTCGCTGAGTGTAGATATGATAATGCCCCGCCTTTTAAAAATAAAGGCAGATTTGGGTATAACAGAGGGTGTTTACCTACTTGACTATAAGGGTGTTCAAGTTACACCTACTTTTACTAAAAAAGAACAAATAGATGAGGATATTGGTTTAATCAGAGCTGATCGTGCATATTATTATCGTGCAGTCAGAGAGGCACGTTGTACTATTACCGACCCTTATCCGTCTTTAATAACGGGTGATTTGTGTATAACCGCATCTCAACCAATATATGATGAAAACGGTGATTTAAAATATGTAGCATGTTTAGATATGTCTTTGGATGAGGTTTTGAAAATATCTCAACAAAACTCTAATGACATATTTTTTGCAAAATTATTTAAATATTCATACGGAACATTTGCTTTTGCTCTTATTGCAATATCTATGTTACTTTTTTTTAAAGGTTTGACAAGTTTCTTTATTCATGAGATTACACCTTTTCACTTTAAAATAAAAGATGTTTTTGAAGCCACTATTCTTTTAACTTTGGCACTGGCGATATTTGATCTTGCCAAAACTATTATTGAAGAAGAAGTTTTAGGACGTATAAAAGATACATCCACTTCAGGTACTCATAAAACAATGGTTAAATTTATAGGTTCGATTATTATCGCTTTATCGATTGAAGCATTGATGCTTGTATTTAAGTTTGCCATAACAGATCCAAGTCAGCTTTTATACTCGGTATATATAGTCGGCGGAGTTGGAATATTATTATTTGGTCTGGCATTTTATATTAAATTTACAAAAGATAAAGAGACTCTTATATGA
- a CDS encoding 50S ribosomal protein L11 methyltransferase, whose amino-acid sequence MQESYYELTISVSSHHELFSDFLADTIPVGFEETENGFIVRSEDDLQTIAWGVEQFAQALSKALSLNIECECKQQKLKASDWVKEYQQSIKPIEIDKFYIHPTWDEPSTEHINIEIDPALAFGTGHHPTTASSLRAISKYVKENDRVIDVGSGSGILGVGAIKLGASVDACDTDPVSVENTLENAKLNGVEFNRVWEGSCSLANDQYDVVVANIVADVLTFIAKDLKAALKDSGVLILSGILDKYEDKVIKYYKDMKVVQRIAQEEWVTIVLQKENA is encoded by the coding sequence ATGCAAGAGAGCTATTATGAGCTCACGATATCCGTATCTTCTCATCATGAACTTTTTTCTGACTTTTTAGCCGATACCATTCCCGTCGGCTTTGAAGAGACGGAAAATGGTTTTATAGTTAGAAGCGAAGATGACCTTCAAACTATAGCTTGGGGAGTTGAACAGTTTGCTCAAGCGTTATCAAAAGCATTATCGTTAAATATAGAATGTGAATGTAAACAACAAAAACTAAAAGCAAGTGATTGGGTAAAAGAGTATCAACAAAGTATAAAACCTATAGAGATAGATAAGTTTTATATACATCCGACATGGGATGAGCCTAGCACCGAGCATATAAATATAGAGATTGATCCTGCTTTAGCTTTTGGAACAGGGCATCACCCTACAACAGCTTCATCTCTTCGTGCAATATCAAAGTATGTAAAAGAGAATGACAGAGTTATAGATGTAGGTAGCGGAAGCGGAATATTAGGTGTTGGAGCCATTAAGCTTGGAGCGAGTGTAGATGCATGTGATACCGATCCCGTATCGGTTGAAAATACCTTGGAAAATGCAAAATTAAACGGTGTAGAGTTTAATAGAGTTTGGGAAGGTTCGTGTTCACTTGCAAACGACCAATATGATGTTGTCGTAGCAAATATTGTTGCGGATGTTTTGACTTTTATAGCAAAAGATTTAAAAGCAGCCTTAAAAGATTCAGGTGTATTAATACTATCAGGTATTTTAGATAAATATGAAGATAAAGTTATAAAATATTATAAAGATATGAAAGTAGTTCAAAGAATAGCCCAAGAAGAGTGGGTAACAATAGTTTTACAAAAGGAAAATGCATAG
- a CDS encoding AI-2E family transporter, translating into MKPQYFVAILFATSLYWMYLLYAPFLLSITIAALLAISTSNIQDFFENKTGSKFSAALISSILLGVLFFVPLGYFLATLTIKLNTLDQISVKNLESFILNFMNTPPPYLEFLQPYIQETISDIDVKGITSKTISFAGSIGAFSASFLKNAFLVIVFYFFAQYNGETIVEYLKRVVQVSVEEANTLTKELSSVMSVVFYSIIINAMFQGVLFGVAISFFGYDGILFGIMYGFASLIPVVGGTLMWFPFMMYEFYLGNNFNAFFIALYSIIMISIIADTFIKPIIIKEINNRLLKEDDTKLNELVIFFAIIAGLATFGFWGMILGPAITAFFLTILKIFEARTADCAT; encoded by the coding sequence TTGAAACCACAATATTTTGTAGCTATATTATTTGCTACATCGCTTTATTGGATGTATCTTTTGTATGCACCTTTTTTACTGAGCATCACGATAGCTGCACTTTTAGCAATTTCAACTTCAAATATTCAAGATTTTTTTGAAAATAAAACAGGTTCCAAGTTTAGTGCTGCATTGATTTCTAGTATATTACTTGGCGTATTGTTTTTTGTTCCCCTTGGATACTTTTTGGCTACTCTTACTATAAAGTTAAATACACTTGATCAAATTAGCGTAAAAAATCTTGAGAGTTTTATTTTAAATTTTATGAATACCCCGCCTCCGTATTTAGAGTTTTTACAACCGTATATACAAGAAACGATAAGCGATATAGACGTAAAAGGTATAACGTCTAAGACTATCTCTTTTGCAGGCAGTATCGGTGCTTTCTCCGCAAGCTTTTTGAAAAATGCTTTTTTAGTGATTGTTTTTTATTTTTTTGCTCAATATAACGGTGAAACTATAGTGGAGTATTTAAAAAGAGTTGTACAAGTATCGGTCGAGGAAGCAAATACCCTCACAAAAGAACTCTCTTCTGTTATGAGTGTTGTGTTTTATTCTATTATTATCAATGCCATGTTTCAAGGAGTTCTTTTTGGTGTAGCTATATCCTTTTTTGGATATGATGGAATTTTATTTGGGATAATGTACGGATTTGCTTCTCTTATTCCGGTAGTCGGCGGGACACTTATGTGGTTTCCGTTTATGATGTATGAATTTTATTTGGGAAATAATTTTAATGCTTTTTTTATAGCTCTTTATTCAATTATTATGATATCTATAATTGCAGATACGTTTATAAAACCGATAATTATAAAAGAGATAAATAACCGTCTTTTAAAAGAAGACGATACTAAGTTAAATGAGCTTGTTATTTTCTTTGCAATAATCGCAGGTCTTGCGACTTTTGGGTTTTGGGGTATGATTTTAGGACCTGCAATTACGGCATTTTTTCTAACTATTCTTAAAATCTTTGAGGCACGTACGGCTGATTGTGCCACTTAG
- the hisA gene encoding 1-(5-phosphoribosyl)-5-[(5-phosphoribosylamino)methylideneamino]imidazole-4-carboxamide isomerase: MTLYPAIDLKDGKAVRLTKGLMDSAKIYSNEPYELVKKFEDMGAEWVHLVDLNGAFAGEPKNLEQIIKIRQNCNVKLELGGGIRDEATIQKMLEIGIDRVILGSIAVKDSQFVKDMAAKYPIAVGIDAIDGYVAVEGWGEVSEMKATDLAREFANAGVEAIICTDVGKDGTLSGVNVKFTVDIADASGVSTIASGGVKDESDIRALIDTNKVDGVIIGKAYYEGTLDLPKMFKLLD; this comes from the coding sequence ATGACACTTTACCCGGCAATAGATTTAAAAGATGGAAAAGCAGTTCGCCTTACAAAAGGTTTGATGGATAGTGCAAAAATATACTCAAACGAGCCGTATGAGCTTGTAAAAAAATTTGAAGATATGGGTGCCGAGTGGGTGCATTTAGTTGATTTAAACGGAGCATTTGCAGGTGAGCCTAAAAATTTAGAACAGATTATTAAAATTCGTCAAAACTGTAATGTAAAACTTGAACTTGGCGGCGGTATCCGTGACGAAGCCACAATTCAAAAGATGTTAGAAATAGGAATAGACAGAGTTATACTGGGTTCAATCGCAGTTAAAGACTCACAATTTGTAAAGGATATGGCGGCAAAATATCCGATAGCAGTAGGTATAGATGCAATAGACGGTTATGTAGCGGTTGAAGGTTGGGGTGAAGTGAGTGAGATGAAGGCAACTGATTTGGCACGTGAGTTTGCAAATGCTGGTGTTGAGGCAATTATATGTACAGATGTTGGAAAAGACGGTACTTTAAGCGGTGTAAATGTTAAGTTTACCGTCGATATTGCCGATGCTAGTGGTGTGAGTACTATTGCAAGCGGCGGTGTTAAAGATGAAAGCGATATAAGGGCACTGATAGATACCAATAAAGTAGATGGTGTTATAATAGGAAAAGCTTATTATGAGGGTACATTAGACTTGCCAAAGATGTTTAAACTGCTTGATTAA
- the ruvB gene encoding Holliday junction branch migration DNA helicase RuvB, which yields MDRLVEIEKFDTEEQSELSLRPDAWNEYIGQDKIKKNLDVFIKASKKRSEALDHVLFFGPPGLGKTTLALIIANEMESNIKVTAAPMIEKSGDLAAILTNLEEGDILFIDEIHRLSPAVEEILYSSMEDFRIDIIIGSGPAAQTVKIDLPRFTLIGATTRAGMLSNPLRDRFGMNFRLQFYNNEELAKIISQASKKLDREIIHEAAIEIAKRSRGTPRIALRLLKRVRDFADVADELNIGHHRTKFALDELGINSYGFDEMDLKLLKLLVDARGKPMGLSTIAASLSEDEGTVEDVLEPYLLANGFLERTAKGRKATRATYDVLNMDWVSEEGTLF from the coding sequence ATGGATAGATTAGTAGAGATTGAAAAGTTTGATACCGAAGAACAAAGTGAGTTAAGCCTTCGTCCTGATGCATGGAATGAATATATAGGTCAGGATAAAATCAAAAAAAATCTTGACGTTTTTATAAAAGCTAGTAAAAAACGCTCAGAGGCACTTGACCATGTTCTTTTTTTCGGACCTCCGGGACTCGGAAAAACTACTCTGGCTTTAATCATAGCAAACGAGATGGAATCAAATATAAAAGTAACGGCAGCTCCCATGATAGAAAAAAGCGGAGATTTAGCTGCGATTTTAACAAATTTGGAAGAGGGCGATATCCTTTTTATAGATGAGATCCATCGTTTATCACCTGCAGTTGAAGAGATACTTTACTCATCTATGGAAGATTTTCGCATAGATATAATTATAGGAAGCGGTCCCGCTGCACAAACCGTAAAAATAGACTTGCCAAGATTTACTTTAATAGGTGCTACTACACGTGCCGGTATGCTCTCAAACCCGCTTCGCGATAGGTTTGGAATGAATTTTCGTCTGCAGTTTTACAACAACGAAGAGTTGGCAAAAATAATCTCTCAAGCTTCAAAAAAACTAGATCGTGAGATTATACACGAAGCAGCAATAGAGATAGCAAAAAGAAGTAGGGGCACTCCACGTATAGCATTGCGACTCTTAAAACGTGTCAGAGATTTTGCAGATGTTGCTGATGAATTAAATATAGGGCATCATAGAACAAAGTTTGCTTTAGATGAACTTGGAATTAACTCTTATGGATTTGACGAGATGGATTTAAAGCTTTTAAAACTTCTTGTAGATGCAAGGGGAAAGCCTATGGGACTTAGTACAATTGCGGCAAGTTTGAGTGAGGATGAAGGTACGGTTGAAGATGTATTGGAACCATATCTTTTGGCAAACGGATTTTTAGAACGCACGGCGAAAGGGCGTAAAGCCACAAGAGCCACTTATGATGTTTTAAATATGGACTGGGTAAGCGAAGAAGGAACTTTATTTTGA
- the hisH gene encoding imidazole glycerol phosphate synthase subunit HisH — translation MKQNIAIVDYNMGNLASVQNALSKLGQRSVIESDPEKFLEYDKLILPGVGAFGDAMEHLHERNMIDAIKAYAKSGKYMFGICLGMQLLFESSQEFGSNEGLGLIKGQVEAFNTKKFSEPLKVPHMGWNRMFTKEHPLFNGLDDNHYLYFVHSFHAVCDNEDDIIGRTVYGYEFTSSVAKDNVLGIQPHPEKSHNNGLKILENFINL, via the coding sequence ATGAAACAAAATATAGCTATAGTTGATTATAATATGGGAAATTTGGCAAGTGTTCAAAATGCACTGAGTAAATTAGGACAAAGAAGTGTAATTGAGAGCGATCCTGAAAAATTTTTAGAGTATGATAAGTTAATACTTCCGGGTGTAGGTGCTTTTGGCGATGCAATGGAGCATTTACATGAACGTAATATGATAGATGCAATTAAAGCATATGCCAAAAGCGGAAAATATATGTTTGGCATCTGTTTAGGGATGCAACTTCTTTTTGAATCGTCTCAGGAATTTGGAAGCAATGAGGGCTTAGGACTTATAAAGGGGCAGGTAGAAGCTTTTAATACTAAAAAGTTTAGCGAACCTTTAAAAGTACCTCACATGGGATGGAACAGAATGTTTACAAAAGAACACCCTCTTTTTAACGGTTTGGATGACAACCACTATTTATATTTTGTTCATTCATTCCATGCAGTATGCGATAATGAAGATGATATTATAGGTCGTACTGTATATGGTTATGAGTTTACATCTAGTGTGGCAAAGGACAATGTACTGGGGATTCAGCCACACCCTGAAAAAAGCCATAATAATGGTTTAAAAATACTAGAGAATTTCATTAATTTGTAA
- the ftsH gene encoding ATP-dependent zinc metalloprotease FtsH, translated as MQNNKKSPKNNPNNFFNQNPLITFAIFSVVVILLFKALVGENSSMEGQTGSKRTQQVSYSEFKELVSNKTLNKVEIGQTFIRAKSTDGTLYTTRIVKGDTELVKELDKQGIDYSGFSETNWFTEMFGWLFPFLIIMALWMFFAGRMQKSMGNGILGMGGSKNMVNSEKPKTKFDDVAGVEEAKEEVQEIVDFLKHPGRYVEIGAKIPKGVLLVGSPGTGKTLLAKAVAGEADVPFFSVTGSSFIEMFVGVGAARVRDLFEQAKKDSPSIIFIDEIDAIGKSRAAGGMMGGNDEREQTLNQLLSEMDGFGTDTPVIILAATNRPETLDQALMRPGRFDRQVLVDKPDFEGRIKILKVHTKGVKMDDDVELEEVARLTAGLAGADLANVVNEAALLAGRKNQKTVKQQDLFESVERALAGLAKKSRRINPKEKKIVAYHESGHALLAETTKGAKQVSKVSIVPRGLAALGYTLNKPEEDKFMMQRHELWAEVDVLLGGRAAEQVFIGEISTGAGNDLERATDIIKSMVQTYGMTDVAGLMVMEKSRQSFLGPQGGSSREYSDKLAQDADEFIKASLDEHYKAVVARLEEYRGAIEDMVKLLYKKENITGEEVRNIILDFEKENGIESKVQEHINEIEDELKEDASMSEKESKVDEQ; from the coding sequence ATGCAAAATAATAAAAAGAGTCCAAAAAATAATCCGAATAATTTTTTTAATCAAAATCCATTAATAACTTTTGCAATATTCTCTGTTGTAGTTATTTTACTGTTTAAAGCGTTGGTAGGTGAAAACAGTTCTATGGAGGGACAAACCGGTTCAAAAAGAACCCAACAGGTTTCATACTCTGAATTTAAAGAGTTGGTATCAAATAAAACATTAAACAAGGTTGAGATAGGACAGACTTTTATAAGAGCTAAATCAACCGACGGTACACTTTATACAACCAGAATCGTAAAAGGTGATACGGAATTAGTAAAAGAACTTGATAAACAAGGTATAGATTACAGCGGATTTAGTGAAACAAACTGGTTTACGGAGATGTTTGGATGGTTATTTCCGTTTTTAATCATTATGGCACTGTGGATGTTTTTTGCAGGACGTATGCAAAAAAGTATGGGTAACGGTATCCTTGGTATGGGTGGAAGTAAAAATATGGTTAATTCCGAAAAGCCTAAAACCAAGTTTGACGACGTAGCAGGAGTCGAAGAAGCTAAAGAGGAAGTTCAAGAGATTGTTGACTTTTTAAAGCATCCTGGGCGTTACGTTGAGATTGGTGCAAAAATCCCTAAAGGTGTCCTTTTAGTCGGTAGTCCCGGTACAGGTAAGACACTTTTGGCTAAAGCAGTAGCAGGTGAAGCAGATGTACCTTTTTTCTCGGTAACGGGTTCTAGTTTTATAGAGATGTTCGTAGGTGTCGGTGCTGCACGTGTTAGAGACTTATTTGAACAAGCAAAAAAAGACAGCCCTAGTATTATATTTATCGATGAGATAGATGCTATCGGTAAAAGTCGTGCTGCAGGCGGTATGATGGGTGGAAACGATGAACGTGAACAAACTCTGAATCAGCTTTTGTCTGAGATGGACGGTTTTGGTACGGATACTCCGGTTATAATTTTGGCAGCTACCAATAGACCGGAGACACTTGACCAAGCACTTATGAGACCTGGTCGTTTTGATAGACAAGTTTTAGTTGACAAACCTGATTTTGAAGGTCGTATCAAAATACTAAAAGTTCACACAAAGGGTGTGAAGATGGATGATGATGTTGAGCTTGAAGAAGTCGCACGTTTAACTGCAGGTTTGGCAGGAGCAGACTTGGCTAATGTTGTAAACGAAGCCGCACTACTAGCGGGTCGTAAAAACCAAAAAACAGTTAAACAACAAGATTTATTTGAATCGGTTGAGCGTGCACTTGCAGGTTTAGCTAAAAAATCACGCCGAATAAACCCTAAAGAGAAAAAAATAGTAGCATACCATGAAAGTGGTCATGCCCTACTTGCAGAGACTACAAAGGGTGCTAAACAAGTATCTAAAGTCTCTATTGTACCTCGCGGTTTAGCAGCTCTTGGTTATACACTTAATAAACCTGAAGAAGATAAGTTTATGATGCAAAGACATGAACTTTGGGCTGAAGTAGATGTGTTATTAGGCGGTCGTGCAGCGGAGCAGGTTTTTATAGGTGAGATATCAACCGGTGCCGGAAACGATTTAGAACGTGCAACCGATATTATTAAATCTATGGTTCAAACTTACGGTATGACTGATGTAGCAGGACTTATGGTTATGGAAAAATCGCGTCAGTCATTTTTAGGTCCACAAGGTGGCAGTAGTCGTGAGTACAGTGATAAACTAGCTCAAGATGCAGATGAGTTTATAAAAGCATCTCTGGATGAGCATTATAAAGCAGTAGTAGCTAGGCTTGAAGAGTATCGCGGTGCTATTGAAGATATGGTTAAACTTCTTTATAAAAAAGAAAACATTACAGGTGAAGAGGTTAGAAATATAATACTTGACTTTGAAAAAGAAAACGGTATTGAATCAAAAGTTCAAGAGCATATCAATGAGATAGAAGATGAACTTAAAGAAGACGCTTCTATGAGTGAAAAAGAAAGTAAAGTCGATGAACAATAA